The Sphingobacterium lactis sequence ATCTATGAAATGCTGAAATCGATCTATAAACTCGCTTTGATGGCCGCACTAACGACAACAACTATGGAAGGACTTGCCCAAAAGACGCCCTATGAACTCGATAAGAATGGAAATACAACCGTCACGTATGCGGAATTGCGTACCTATTACGATAAATTACTGGCAGGGCGTACGGATGCCAAGCTGATCGATATCGGTCCGACGGATACGGGGAAGCCGCTGCAGTTGATCGTGCTTTCTAAGGATGGGGATTTCGATCCGCAAAGCATCAAGGCAAAGGGTAAGGCCGTGATGTTCATCAACAATGGAATCCATCCGGGAGAACCGGAAGGGATCGATGCATCGATGATGTTTATCCGTGATATCCTGAAAGCAGAACATTTGCCGAAGGACCTCGTACTCTGTGTAATCCCGGTCTACAATATTTCGGGGATGTTGGATCGCGGTGTCACCCGAGCAAACCAGAATGGCCCCGATGCCTATGGTTTCCGCGGATCTCGTCAGCATTATGACCTCAATAGGGATTTTATAAAAGGCGACACCCGCAATTCAAGGCTCTTCCAACAGGTGTTCTCCACCTGGGACCCGGATGTGTTCTTTGATACCCATACCAGCAACGGTGCCGATTACCAATATGTCATGACGTTGATCGAGACCCATAAGGATAAATTGCATCCCAAGCTTGCGCCCTATATGAAGGAGCGCTTCACCGATGTGCTCTACACACGGATGAAAGCTGCCGGATTTCCCATGATCCCGTATGTGGATTCCAAGGGCGAAACCCCCGAGTCGGGTCTGGTGTCCTTTCTGGAAAGTCCGCGGTATTCCACGGGCTATGCCGCCCTGCATAATACTATCGGTTATATGCCGGAGACGCATATGTGGAAACCCTACAAGCAACGGGTGGAATCGACGTATCTCCTAATGAAGAATTTATTTGAGGTCGCCGTTGCGGAAGCCAAGACGCTGGTAGCCCTACGGAATGATATCAAAGCGGAAGTGTCCGAACAGCAATCTTTCCCCATCAGCTGGGAGTTGGATGAGGAGCATGTCGATACCATTTCATTTATGGGCTATGCCTCGGGGAAACGTGCAAGTGCCGTGTCAGGAAAGGATAGGTTGTTCTATGACCGCACGAAACCGTTTACCAAGCAGGTTCCGTACTATACGACGTATAAGCCAAAGGTTGTTGTGCAAAAACCGAAAGCGTATGTCCTTCCCCAAGGGTATGATCGGATCGTTGAGTTGATGCAGCTGAACGGAGTCAAGATGGAGCCGTTGGCAAAGGATACGGTTCTGACAGTGGAAATGTATTATATTACAGGCTATAAAACGTATCCCAATGCGTATGAAGGGCATTATCCGCACCATTCGGTTGAGGTGTGTACGGAAAGGATGGAGATACCTTACTATGCCGGGGATTGGTTAATCGAGACGAATCAACCAATGAACCGCTATATCATAGAAACCCTGGAGCCCCAAGGAATGGATTCCTTTTTCAACTGGAATTTCTTTGATGCCATCCTCTCGCAGAAGGAATATTTCTCAGCCTATATCTTCGAGGATACCGCTGCAGATTTGCTTGCAAAAGATGCGGAACTCAAGAAACGTTTCGACGATGCCAAACGCGCAGATCCTAAAATGATGGAGGAAGCGCGGCTGCAATTGGACTGGATCTACAGGCAAACACCGGCATACGAAAAAACGCACTTGCTATATCCGGTAGGGCGGATGTTATAGATGAAGTGAATGCTGTTGACAAAGGGTTGTCATCACTGGCCATTACCTTTGGTATAAACAAAATACGAACGATTATGAGCACAGCATTTATGACCCAAGAGCAGTTTCTGAATCATTGGCAAGGCCATAGGAACCTGACTAGAAAAACAATCGAAAAATTCCCGGAGAAGGATCTTTTTGAATTCCGTATCGGTGGGATGCGTACCTTTGCCGATTTGATCAAGGAACTCCTCAGTATTGCCCTTCCGGGGTTGGAAGGTATTATCGCCAATAAAACAGACGGATACTCTCATGACCTCCCGCAGGCTACAAAAGCGGAATTGCTGGCGGAATGGGACAGACAGACGCCATTGATCACTGAAGCGTATAAGCAATTGAAACCTGAGCAGTTCCCCGAAAATTATAATCTGTTCGGCCAATTCAATGCACCAATCTATGAGAATCTCTTGTATTTTATGGACAATGAAGTCCATCACCGGGCGCAAGGCTATGTGTACCTGCGGGCGCTGGGCATCGAACCGCCGATGTTCTGGGAACGGTAAAATATTTGAAAATAAAAAAGTCTCCATCAATTTTGGAGACTTTTTTATGCGGTCCTAATTTATCAGCTTTGTACAAAGCTACCGCAGAAAGGCTGTATAAAATGAATTCAATTATTTGGACTTAAAAACGGAATTTACTTCCTTGATTTTCCATACGCCGGCATCCTGCACCATGGTTAGGTAATCTGTACGTTTAAAGTTGCCGAAGTCCAAAGTTACTTTGGCCAAGCTGTATTTTCCCGATTTCTCCACCACTTGTGATTCGACGTCACAGCTGTACGTAACACCTTCATTTCTCTTCAATTGTTGGATGAATTTTGATCGAGAAAGCGCCGGCTGATCGGTTTCGGTATTGAATTTCTGTGTGAAGCCCTCATCGAACAATTGATCTACGAAAGCGACATCACCTCTAACGGAGCTGTTTACATATTCCTCCACAACATTCTCTACAACGGCATTGTTCAGTTTATCCTTGTCAATGGCAAAGGCGGTCAATGAGGAAGCGAATAATAGTCCTGCTACTGCGAAAGTTTTTACTAGATTTTTCATGATTAAGTTCTTTTAATGTTATCGTTTAATTGTTATTGTTTATTTGATACTCCAAAGGTAGGGTGGTATCAAAGGTGATAACAGGCTGTTTAGGTCAGAACTTGAACTTTCTCGGTCAATCTAGGTGTTTATTCGGTGAAAATCTGCAGGTTGGTTTTCCGGATTTTCACCGATGTGTTCATCGAAGGATTACGCCTGTAGGAGGTGCTTCCTGTGGTTTTTGCCCCATTCCACCAGGTAATTGATGATTTCTTTGGAACTGCGGCCGTATTCGCTGATGCTGTATTCCACAGTCTTGGGTTTGCCGGGCATCTCTTCCCGCACGATGAGCTG is a genomic window containing:
- a CDS encoding M14 family zinc carboxypeptidase, which gives rise to MLKSIYKLALMAALTTTTMEGLAQKTPYELDKNGNTTVTYAELRTYYDKLLAGRTDAKLIDIGPTDTGKPLQLIVLSKDGDFDPQSIKAKGKAVMFINNGIHPGEPEGIDASMMFIRDILKAEHLPKDLVLCVIPVYNISGMLDRGVTRANQNGPDAYGFRGSRQHYDLNRDFIKGDTRNSRLFQQVFSTWDPDVFFDTHTSNGADYQYVMTLIETHKDKLHPKLAPYMKERFTDVLYTRMKAAGFPMIPYVDSKGETPESGLVSFLESPRYSTGYAALHNTIGYMPETHMWKPYKQRVESTYLLMKNLFEVAVAEAKTLVALRNDIKAEVSEQQSFPISWELDEEHVDTISFMGYASGKRASAVSGKDRLFYDRTKPFTKQVPYYTTYKPKVVVQKPKAYVLPQGYDRIVELMQLNGVKMEPLAKDTVLTVEMYYITGYKTYPNAYEGHYPHHSVEVCTERMEIPYYAGDWLIETNQPMNRYIIETLEPQGMDSFFNWNFFDAILSQKEYFSAYIFEDTAADLLAKDAELKKRFDDAKRADPKMMEEARLQLDWIYRQTPAYEKTHLLYPVGRML
- a CDS encoding DinB family protein, producing MSTAFMTQEQFLNHWQGHRNLTRKTIEKFPEKDLFEFRIGGMRTFADLIKELLSIALPGLEGIIANKTDGYSHDLPQATKAELLAEWDRQTPLITEAYKQLKPEQFPENYNLFGQFNAPIYENLLYFMDNEVHHRAQGYVYLRALGIEPPMFWER
- a CDS encoding nuclear transport factor 2 family protein, whose protein sequence is MKNLVKTFAVAGLLFASSLTAFAIDKDKLNNAVVENVVEEYVNSSVRGDVAFVDQLFDEGFTQKFNTETDQPALSRSKFIQQLKRNEGVTYSCDVESQVVEKSGKYSLAKVTLDFGNFKRTDYLTMVQDAGVWKIKEVNSVFKSK